The following proteins come from a genomic window of Brevibacillus antibioticus:
- a CDS encoding assimilatory sulfite reductase (NADPH) flavoprotein subunit, which produces MVLKVTDSPFSQEQVELLNRLLPTLSEVQKVWLSGYLTALHKVEAPMVAGFQAASTANGAVISKEVTVLFGSQSGNSQKLAKMLTGKLQEHGFYVTLSSMSDFKTNALKKVENLLVVVSTHGDGEPPDNAISLHEFLHSKRAPQLVGLRFSVLALGDTSYELFCQTGKEFDKRLEELGGKRLTPRVDCDVDYDDPASEWMNQVLASLSEASATQVAAASAIVGGAVIGSGSQIEYSRSNPFQAVVLENLNLNGRGSDKETRHLEISLEGSNLEYEPGDCLGIYPQNHPYLVRELIDAMGWKAEELVPIHKNGEERTLEEALSSHFEITVLTKPLLEQAVKLASGNGMQELLAEGREQALRDYVRNRDLLDLVEDYDLKGVPAKEFVSILRKLPPRLYSISSSLKSYPDEVHLTIRNVHYRAHGRERYGVCSSYIADRLETGDTLPVFVQHNPNFKLPVNPDAPLIMIGPGTGVAPFRAFLGEREELGATGKTWLFFGDQHFSTDFLYQLEWQRWLKQGVLTHMDVAFSRDTSEKVYVQHRMLEKSKELYQWMQAGAHVYVCGDEKKMAHDVHAALLTILQQEGGLDSEEAVVYLKRMQQEKRYQRDVY; this is translated from the coding sequence GAGTGGATATCTTACAGCTCTGCACAAAGTGGAAGCGCCGATGGTCGCTGGGTTTCAAGCCGCTTCAACTGCGAATGGGGCAGTCATTTCCAAAGAGGTGACAGTGCTTTTCGGGTCTCAGTCCGGGAACAGCCAAAAGCTGGCCAAGATGCTGACCGGAAAGCTTCAGGAGCACGGCTTCTACGTAACGCTCTCCTCCATGAGCGACTTCAAGACGAATGCGTTGAAAAAGGTTGAAAACCTGCTTGTTGTGGTAAGCACACATGGGGATGGTGAACCACCGGACAATGCCATCTCCCTCCATGAATTCCTGCACAGCAAAAGAGCGCCGCAATTGGTGGGTCTACGGTTTTCCGTGCTGGCATTAGGTGACACCTCTTATGAATTATTCTGCCAAACCGGCAAAGAGTTCGATAAGCGGTTGGAAGAACTCGGCGGCAAGCGTCTTACTCCTCGAGTCGATTGCGATGTGGATTACGACGATCCAGCCTCTGAATGGATGAATCAGGTTCTGGCCTCTCTCAGTGAAGCTTCGGCGACCCAGGTTGCTGCTGCAAGCGCAATTGTGGGCGGTGCAGTGATCGGGTCAGGGTCACAGATTGAGTATTCACGGTCGAATCCGTTTCAGGCTGTGGTCTTGGAGAACTTGAATCTGAACGGACGTGGATCGGATAAGGAGACTCGCCACTTGGAAATCTCCCTTGAGGGTTCTAATCTCGAGTATGAACCGGGTGATTGTTTGGGGATTTATCCCCAAAATCATCCTTACCTTGTCCGTGAGCTGATTGACGCGATGGGTTGGAAGGCGGAAGAGCTCGTACCCATTCATAAAAACGGGGAAGAGCGCACGTTGGAAGAGGCCTTGTCCAGTCATTTTGAAATCACGGTTCTCACCAAGCCTCTCTTGGAACAAGCAGTAAAGTTAGCATCAGGGAACGGGATGCAGGAATTGCTTGCGGAAGGGCGGGAGCAAGCGCTTCGTGATTATGTTCGAAATCGGGATTTGCTGGATCTGGTGGAGGACTACGATTTGAAGGGCGTGCCTGCCAAAGAATTTGTCTCCATTCTTAGAAAGCTGCCGCCACGTCTCTATTCGATCTCAAGCAGCTTAAAGTCCTACCCGGACGAAGTTCATCTGACAATTCGCAATGTTCACTATCGGGCTCATGGGCGTGAGCGGTACGGCGTTTGTTCGAGCTATATCGCGGATCGTTTGGAGACAGGTGATACGCTACCAGTATTTGTGCAGCATAACCCCAACTTTAAGCTCCCGGTTAACCCGGACGCCCCACTGATCATGATTGGTCCCGGCACTGGTGTCGCTCCATTCCGTGCCTTCCTGGGAGAGCGGGAGGAGCTTGGGGCGACGGGCAAGACGTGGCTTTTCTTCGGCGATCAGCATTTCTCCACGGATTTTCTTTATCAGCTCGAATGGCAGCGTTGGCTCAAACAGGGCGTACTGACGCATATGGATGTCGCGTTCTCTCGAGATACGAGCGAAAAAGTGTATGTTCAGCACCGGATGCTTGAAAAGAGCAAGGAGCTTTACCAATGGATGCAGGCTGGGGCGCACGTATACGTATGCGGAGACGAGAAAAAGATGGCGCATGATGTTCACGCCGCCCTGCTCACCATTCTCCAACAAGAGGGCGGACTTGATTCTGAGGAAGCGGTTGTGTATTTGAAACGGATGCAGCAGGAAAAACGCTATCAGCGAGATGTCTACTGA
- the cysI gene encoding assimilatory sulfite reductase (NADPH) hemoprotein subunit: MSENHLLSPNSPPHSDVEDIKRKSDYLRGSLAETLEDRISGSIPEDDNRLMKFHGSYMQDDRDLRNERSKQRLEPAYQFMVRVRAAGGVVTPEQWLMMDDIAQQFANGTIRLTTRQSFQLHGVIKWNMKQVIQEVNEALLSTLAACGDVNRNVMCNPNPYESEVHQEVYEWAKKISNHLDPRTRAYHEIWLDEEKVVDSRDGIEQEPIYGPVYLPRKFKIGIAVPPANDVDVFSQDLGFIAIHEEGRLLGFNVAVGGGMGMTHGDPKTYPQVARVIGFVTPEQVLDVAEKTVMIQRDYGDRVVRKHARFKYTIDDRGIEWFIDELEQRLGWELEEARSYHFEHNGDRYGWVKGSDDNWHFTLFIQNGRVKDEDNYLLKSGLREIAKVHTGDFRLTPNQNLLIGNVTSEKKPEIQQIIQAYGLTDGASYSALRRNSMACVSLPTCGLAMAEAERYLPTLLDEVELILDEAGLREEEIVIRMTGCPNGCARPALAEISFIGKAVGKYNMYLGGGFSGNRLNKLYRENIGEAEILNELRPILNRYAKEREEGEHFGDFVIRAGYVKEVRSGLDFHE, translated from the coding sequence ATGTCAGAAAATCATTTGCTTTCGCCAAACAGTCCTCCTCACAGCGATGTAGAGGATATTAAACGCAAAAGCGATTACTTGCGGGGGAGCCTGGCGGAAACGCTGGAAGACAGGATTTCTGGGTCTATCCCTGAGGATGATAACCGCCTGATGAAATTTCATGGCAGCTACATGCAGGATGACCGGGATCTTCGCAACGAACGGAGCAAACAGAGGCTAGAGCCGGCCTATCAATTCATGGTGCGCGTTCGTGCCGCTGGTGGCGTTGTCACACCAGAGCAATGGCTCATGATGGACGATATCGCCCAGCAGTTTGCCAACGGAACGATTCGCCTGACGACTCGTCAGTCTTTTCAACTGCATGGCGTGATTAAGTGGAATATGAAACAGGTGATTCAAGAAGTAAACGAAGCCTTGCTAAGTACACTGGCTGCTTGTGGGGACGTCAACCGCAACGTCATGTGCAATCCGAATCCGTACGAGTCGGAAGTTCATCAAGAGGTTTACGAATGGGCGAAGAAAATAAGCAACCATCTCGATCCTCGTACCCGCGCCTATCATGAAATCTGGCTGGATGAAGAAAAGGTTGTCGACAGTAGGGATGGAATAGAGCAAGAACCGATCTACGGGCCTGTCTATTTGCCGCGCAAGTTTAAGATCGGGATCGCCGTACCACCTGCCAACGATGTTGACGTTTTTTCGCAGGATTTGGGCTTTATCGCCATTCATGAGGAAGGTCGATTGCTGGGCTTCAACGTTGCGGTCGGAGGCGGAATGGGAATGACCCACGGCGATCCTAAAACGTATCCGCAGGTGGCGCGGGTGATCGGCTTCGTCACACCGGAGCAAGTATTGGATGTCGCCGAGAAAACAGTCATGATCCAGAGAGACTACGGAGATCGCGTGGTGCGGAAACACGCTCGGTTCAAATATACAATCGACGACCGCGGTATCGAATGGTTTATCGATGAACTAGAGCAACGACTGGGCTGGGAGCTAGAGGAGGCACGATCCTATCACTTCGAGCATAATGGTGATCGCTACGGCTGGGTGAAAGGAAGTGACGACAACTGGCATTTTACCCTTTTCATTCAGAATGGCCGTGTAAAAGACGAGGACAACTACCTCCTGAAGTCCGGCCTGCGGGAGATTGCCAAGGTGCACACAGGGGATTTCCGCCTGACGCCGAATCAAAATCTCCTCATCGGGAATGTCACCAGTGAAAAGAAGCCGGAAATTCAACAGATCATTCAAGCATATGGGCTGACTGATGGAGCTTCCTATTCTGCACTGCGGAGAAACTCCATGGCTTGTGTTTCGTTGCCGACTTGCGGACTCGCAATGGCTGAGGCAGAGCGTTATTTGCCTACATTGCTAGATGAGGTCGAGCTGATCTTGGATGAGGCGGGTTTGCGCGAGGAGGAGATCGTCATTCGCATGACAGGATGCCCAAATGGATGCGCAAGACCTGCATTGGCGGAAATCTCTTTTATTGGGAAGGCTGTCGGTAAATACAACATGTATTTGGGCGGCGGTTTCTCCGGCAATCGATTGAACAAGCTGTATCGTGAAAACATCGGAGAAGCAGAAATATTGAATGAACTGCGGCCAATCTTAAATCGGTATGCCAAGGAACGTGAGGAAGGCGAGCACTTCGGAGATTTCGTCATTCGGGCAGGGTATGTGAAAGAAGTCAGATCCGGACTCGATTTTCACGAATAG
- a CDS encoding SMI1/KNR4 family protein: MDQTLIEQLNRWHEEDEHQQIVDLLLTVPEEERGYEAVGRLGRAYNNLELYEEALDQLENIAEAGQQDPVWHFRIGFALYHLKRYEEAVQAFRTSDNLKAGDENTELFLKWSLQKAEKQQRQELRMAAKRAAAVAGSASAEVPFSNMSLEDFWDDSEYAKQEYQSEPPTDELIASIEEELGYKLPASYLALMKQQNGGIPNNTCFPTEEPTSWAEDHIAITGILGIGREKSYSLCGDLGSPFMIEDWGYPDIGVVICDCPSAGHDVVMLDYRACGRDGEPEVIHVDQELDYEITFLAENFEAFIRGLVSAEEYDTSEEDKEAALYKVAHGKFSSLLEGLCTPVTEVKQIDQKIRSICTRIVEKKGYFSFHADELSYLMYDVQFWLYTKSYPDTTREQYLAVYEKMIAFGGEFGQGGYAPGWISEWLDRREKDGRIVQENGHIRFTDQFTAEVIQQLREA; encoded by the coding sequence ATGGACCAAACACTTATCGAACAATTGAATCGCTGGCATGAAGAAGACGAACACCAGCAAATTGTGGACTTGCTGCTAACCGTTCCCGAAGAGGAACGAGGCTATGAAGCGGTCGGCCGACTGGGCAGAGCTTATAACAACTTGGAGCTTTATGAAGAAGCGCTCGACCAATTGGAGAATATTGCTGAAGCAGGTCAACAAGATCCAGTCTGGCACTTTCGGATAGGTTTTGCCCTCTATCATTTGAAAAGATATGAAGAAGCGGTACAGGCATTCCGTACCTCTGACAACTTAAAAGCCGGTGATGAGAATACCGAATTATTTTTAAAATGGAGCTTACAAAAAGCGGAGAAGCAGCAAAGACAAGAGCTTCGGATGGCTGCTAAAAGGGCAGCGGCTGTTGCGGGTTCGGCATCGGCGGAAGTTCCTTTTTCGAACATGTCACTTGAAGACTTCTGGGACGACAGCGAGTACGCGAAACAGGAATACCAATCCGAGCCACCCACGGATGAACTGATCGCATCAATCGAGGAAGAGCTCGGATACAAGCTCCCTGCCTCCTATCTTGCACTAATGAAGCAACAGAATGGCGGAATTCCGAATAACACGTGCTTTCCAACAGAGGAGCCTACCTCCTGGGCTGAGGATCACATTGCCATTACGGGCATTCTAGGCATTGGCCGAGAGAAAAGCTATTCGCTCTGTGGGGATCTTGGAAGCCCATTTATGATTGAAGACTGGGGATATCCCGACATTGGAGTCGTCATCTGCGATTGTCCTTCAGCAGGTCACGACGTAGTCATGCTGGATTACCGGGCATGCGGGAGAGATGGTGAACCCGAAGTCATTCACGTCGATCAGGAACTCGATTATGAAATTACGTTCTTGGCTGAAAATTTCGAGGCGTTTATCAGAGGCTTAGTGAGCGCAGAAGAATACGATACCTCCGAGGAGGACAAGGAAGCGGCTCTTTATAAAGTAGCCCACGGGAAATTCTCTTCCTTGCTGGAGGGGCTGTGCACGCCAGTAACGGAAGTGAAGCAAATCGATCAGAAGATACGCAGCATTTGTACTCGGATTGTAGAGAAAAAAGGTTATTTTTCTTTTCATGCGGATGAACTCTCGTATCTGATGTACGATGTGCAGTTTTGGCTATACACAAAGTCATATCCCGATACCACTCGCGAACAGTACCTGGCAGTCTATGAGAAAATGATCGCCTTTGGCGGAGAATTCGGGCAAGGCGGGTATGCCCCAGGATGGATTAGCGAATGGCTGGATCGTCGCGAGAAGGATGGTCGGATCGTACAGGAAAATGGACACATCCGGTTTACAGATCAGTTCACAGCGGAAGTGATTCAGCAGCTACGCGAAGCCTAA
- a CDS encoding DMP19 family protein, whose translation MSKMDIHDVWFDFAAAFVQKKNASGWSTLSLQEQEIAALWLLEADAYNGGFLQFFCNWGEEAYIYAVRALQAIGAVHALEIVQSGYACIEHLSEDNRLTQLWDIPQFLTEEEEERLDKLDQSFWEDQDRIAEVAHRYYVQQLGIPTPS comes from the coding sequence TTGAGTAAGATGGATATCCATGATGTATGGTTCGATTTTGCCGCAGCCTTTGTACAGAAAAAGAATGCTTCGGGCTGGAGCACACTGAGCTTACAGGAACAAGAGATTGCCGCCCTATGGTTGTTGGAAGCTGATGCATATAACGGCGGGTTTTTGCAGTTTTTTTGCAACTGGGGAGAGGAGGCATATATTTACGCGGTACGGGCCTTACAAGCCATCGGGGCAGTCCATGCACTCGAAATCGTCCAGTCCGGATATGCCTGCATCGAGCATTTATCGGAAGACAACCGACTCACCCAACTCTGGGATATTCCACAGTTTCTCACCGAGGAAGAGGAAGAACGGCTGGATAAGCTTGATCAGAGCTTCTGGGAAGACCAGGATCGCATTGCAGAAGTTGCCCATCGATATTACGTACAGCAGTTGGGAATACCCACCCCGTCATAA
- a CDS encoding malate:quinone oxidoreductase, with product MSSIQQKTDVILIGAGVMSATLGALLKELAPELEIKVFEKLAKAGEESSNEWNNAGTGHAALCELNYTSEKADGSIDISKAIKINEHFQLSRQFWAYLVKNNLIQNPQDFIMPIPHMSMVQGEKNVSFLKKRFEALANNPLFQGMEYSDDPEKLKEWIPLIMEGRASNEPIAATKIDSGTDVNFGALTRMLFDYLKTKDVKINYNHAVEDIKRTSDGMWKLKVYNMGTGNIEEHIAKFVFIGGGGGSLHLLQKTGIPESKHIGGFPVSGLFMVCKNQEVAEQHHAKVYGKAKVGAPPMSVPHLDTRYIDNKKSLLFGPFAGFSPKFLKTGSNMDLITSVKPNNVITMLAAGVKEMALTKYLIEQVMLSHEKRMEELREFIPNAKSEDWGIVVAGQRVQVIKDTPAGKGTLQFGTEVVSAADGSVAALLGASPGASTAVQVMLEVLEKCFPQRMAEWEPKIKEMIPSYGVSLMQNQELLQEIQRSTDEVLGLCEKELAYS from the coding sequence ATGAGCTCCATACAGCAAAAAACAGACGTTATTTTGATTGGTGCAGGGGTCATGAGTGCAACTCTGGGAGCATTACTAAAAGAATTGGCACCGGAGTTGGAAATCAAGGTTTTTGAGAAACTCGCAAAAGCAGGGGAAGAAAGCTCTAACGAATGGAATAATGCGGGTACTGGCCACGCGGCACTCTGTGAGCTGAACTATACATCCGAGAAAGCTGACGGATCTATAGATATTAGCAAAGCGATTAAGATCAATGAACATTTTCAGCTGTCCAGACAATTTTGGGCTTACCTTGTAAAAAACAATCTCATCCAAAATCCGCAAGACTTTATCATGCCAATACCTCATATGAGTATGGTACAAGGCGAAAAGAATGTAAGCTTTTTGAAAAAACGTTTTGAAGCGCTGGCAAACAATCCTCTATTTCAAGGGATGGAATACTCCGATGACCCTGAAAAACTGAAGGAATGGATTCCACTTATTATGGAAGGCCGCGCATCGAATGAACCAATAGCTGCGACTAAAATCGACTCTGGTACCGATGTCAATTTTGGGGCTTTGACACGTATGTTGTTTGATTACCTGAAGACGAAAGACGTCAAGATCAACTACAACCATGCTGTTGAGGATATCAAACGTACCAGCGACGGTATGTGGAAATTGAAAGTGTACAATATGGGCACTGGTAACATCGAAGAGCATATTGCCAAATTCGTCTTTATCGGCGGTGGCGGTGGAAGCTTGCATCTGCTCCAAAAAACCGGTATTCCAGAGTCCAAGCATATCGGCGGTTTCCCGGTAAGCGGATTGTTCATGGTTTGTAAAAATCAGGAAGTCGCAGAGCAGCATCATGCAAAAGTGTATGGTAAAGCAAAGGTCGGTGCTCCTCCAATGTCGGTACCGCATCTGGATACCAGATACATCGACAACAAAAAATCGTTGCTGTTTGGACCTTTTGCGGGATTCTCGCCAAAGTTCTTAAAAACAGGTTCCAATATGGATTTGATCACTTCCGTAAAACCGAACAACGTCATCACGATGTTGGCGGCAGGCGTAAAAGAAATGGCATTGACCAAATACCTGATCGAGCAAGTTATGTTATCGCATGAAAAGCGCATGGAAGAACTACGGGAGTTCATTCCGAATGCGAAAAGCGAGGATTGGGGTATCGTGGTAGCGGGCCAACGCGTGCAAGTTATCAAGGATACACCAGCAGGAAAAGGTACCCTGCAATTTGGTACAGAAGTGGTTAGTGCCGCTGATGGCTCCGTAGCTGCATTGCTCGGCGCATCTCCAGGTGCTTCTACAGCCGTTCAGGTTATGCTTGAGGTATTAGAAAAATGCTTCCCACAACGTATGGCAGAGTGGGAACCGAAAATCAAAGAAATGATTCCTTCTTATGGCGTGTCACTTATGCAAAATCAAGAGCTTCTTCAAGAGATTCAACGTTCGACAGACGAGGTGCTTGGTCTTTGCGAGAAGGAACTAGCTTATAGTTAA